The Primulina tabacum isolate GXHZ01 chromosome 1, ASM2559414v2, whole genome shotgun sequence genome contains the following window.
GTTGTTGATAGAAATCACGCCCGCCTTCTTGAAATACCCGCTGAACCACTTCATCATCCATTAGTTTTTTTGCTCTGCGCCGATAAACTGAAAATTGCAGATCAAATTTATGTTGGTGGTGATAAAAGTTCAATCTTGACGAAGATGGCAGTTTTGAAAAAAGAATATTAGGTTCTTTTGTGGGTTCTACACTTGTTACGTGCACGAATATTGAGAATACTTGTGATAGAGATTTGTGGTTGCTTTACTCCTTTTGTTTTCGTTCCCGGAGATGGCGATTCGAAATTGAGAAGGAAAAGGTGCAAGATTCTTGAAATGAATCGAAAATAATCTTATAGTTCGCAAACCTGACGAACTTTCAGTGATTATATACTTTATTGGAGCGGAAGATATTACTTGTATAAGAAATgggttattatatttttttaaaaaaaattaacatttaCTACATTTGACTTAcagctttttaaaaaaattaaaaataaaaagcaaTTTATAATGTATGATAAACAAGTCGTTTTGAAATTTCAATATTGATGTAATTGGAAATCTTCTCCAGTgcattaatttatacatatacaaaccaaaaaatgaaaaactcacCTTTAACGTTTGTCTTTATCGAATTTTACTCAACATATGATAGAAAATAATCACAACAATAAGcacatgacaaaaacttgtgtgaaataGTTTAATGGATcgcattttgtgagacggatctcttatttggatcatccattaaaaaatattacttttatgctaataatattactttttatgctgaatatcggtagggttgacccgtctcacagataaagatttgtgagaccatctcacaaagaCCTACTCTAAGCGCATATACAAGGAACGTTTTGAGAAACAGAGAAATTATTGGTGTGTGCATGCATCCAAGTTTCGTTTAAGTTTGCAATAATTTATATCCGTACACTAATTTATATTCCTAATATGGGTCGATTTGATCATAATTACaatgaaaaacaataattttgagaaaaaaagtaatatttttttatgagttgTGATCCATTCACAAAATTTACCCATAAAAAAACAATCTCACGaaaattttgtgtttttttaagaaaattggTGAGTATGAGTTTAATTATATTCCATTAAAATTTGCTTGAGCCTTAGATCGATAAGTTATaggttttaaatttatataaacaCTAGTAATTGATATGCGCCATGTTATGTATTAGACAAATAGTTTTTAAAACTTATACAATAGTTTTCTGACTATATTAGCGGGGAAATAAGCTTTTAgtgtaaatataatttaaatttcaagaGCCACTAAGCCTTTTTTCAAtccatgcatatttttattttagcattatttttaaatttttcactCTGGTTTTGATATTGTAGATGTTGCAGTTTTGTATACTTAGGTGATGTTTAGTTGGCTTACTTATATGATCAATCTAATAAAATATTTGGTCACAATTTGTATCACATcattcaaataattaattatttacaacATTATTGAGTTAAAGTTATAATTTAatcattcatatttttttatttgtattactaattatttttaaaaaatatcatattaacTTATCATTTCATCacaaatttaatcaattaaatcaaacatATAGTTATTTATTCAATATCATTCCGCATCtaattcaaatatttatctATACAATTTCATCAATCCAAGCAAACGAACCCTACAGGATTTCCGATTTTGGCTTTATTTTGGATTCTGAATTTAGCCGTTTAGACGTGTCTCTTAAAGTTTTCGTaatcttctattttttttgtcaaaatttCTTCATAATTTTTCCTGTTGAAGTACGTAAAAACCCGAATCAagtcaaattattattatagaTTAGGTGCCTGCAATGGGATCAAACCAAGTTATTTTTCCCCACAACAATCAAGTGTTGTTTCTAAATCTAGTTGGCTGCCATGCTTCATTATTTTTGCTTTGTCGTGCTAATACAATAGCCTGTAAATTATGTTAGTTTGTTAAATCTAACAGAAATAaggttttgataaaataaattaaactcaTAACCATTTGTTATCGTACTTACTTGAACGAACAACCTACTTACTGGAACAACCAACTCGAACTTGACAATATTCTTGATTTTTGCTCTTACTTATTTGATGTCTTCGTGTGTTCCTTGACTGTGTGGAATGATTGGGCCGGTGAAACTATTTATTGGTTTATGGCCCAAATTAGTGTCACTGACCAGCCCATTTGTTTCCAAATTATTGATCGCAATAATTTAGATGGAAGATGTCAAAAAGAACCAACAGAAAGCTCATTGATGTCAAATATAGTACCTTAATAGCAGTCGACAATATTTATTTtcggacaaaaacttgtgtgagacggtctcacaggtcgtattttgtgagacagatctcttatttgtgtcatccatgaaaaaataatattttttatgctaagaatattactttttattatgaatatcgatagggttgacctcTCTCACATATaatgattcgtgagaccgtctcacaagagacctgctcTTATTTTCGTATACAATAATTGTTATCAGAgtagaaattaatatttattgaaaTGATGTATGTAATATGATCAAGATAGTTACACAATTAGTCTCtcgtttattttattttaaaaaataattatatctgAACATATCTGTGTGGGCCTACTTGAAGTCCATAGAAACGGTACATAGAAAACAAAAGGTGGCTGTGGGCCTAATTGAATTGTGGGTTGGCAGTCCATTGGGTCAACTGTCAAATTATTTCCTACCATACAGCATATATGGAGAGAAGAGATTTGGATTATTCTTGTTGGATGATTTATTATTACCAGCGAAAGAAGTATAAATACATGTGATGTATGAATAAAACAATGAATATTATATATACCAATAATGAATTCATGATCATTAATAAATCGGGgtgaattataaaattttggtatattttttaattattatttggataaaaatgatgtaattatattaaatatgtgatttgtaatgataatatatgaatttttggatttttaagtGGATTATATATTTTACCCTTGTATAGTACTAATATTATTttggttttttgttttttgttttaaatttcaacacacactttttttttatttcaacaattcaaatatcaatgtagtccctccataatttgtcaaatttcactttagtccatcaataatgataaaaaagattgtaCACACATGCATCGTAtgtgcagagtaactagtatgatttaattattatgTGGTGTTAGAAATCAAAACATTACAATTGAGttgctttttaaaaaaaaaacaaattaaaagaAAACTAAAAATCTAGAGGTAAAATCAATTAGTTGaaataatcaaatcaaattatGAAACTTCTTCGATATCATTGGTTGGGATCATATACTACCTAATCTGATTTATAGATCCGAGTATCTTTACGAGTCAAACAAAAGtccaaacaaaaaataattttagataGGACTATGAAAAGAAGCTTCACTGGTATATAATTGGGCAAGCTTAAGTACTTTACCGATTTCCACAGACTAGTGTGGGGGTGTGGGTTATCCGACAAATGTGACATAAGTGGACAAAGCAATGGAGAACCAATTCGATTGTCGTAAACAAATGGATTATGTTGTAATTATGGACAAGTGAGTAAGTTGAGAAATCTTGAGTCCGAGTGAGAATCTTGATCATGCTTTTCGATCGAAAACAAATTGAGTGAGCAGACCACATGCAAGCAACACTTTTTTCAAACAATAGGGTAGTGACCTTCCCATGCTTATTAGGAAAAAAAACAGTGCAACTCGAGCTGAGGTAGAGTGATGAGGGGTGAGTTCGGATTCTACTCTTGTATTAATCTAACTATTCAAATCTGATCGGACTCAGAACTTGCAAAATTTAatggaaaaaatttaaaataaaaacaccACCTCAGATGCCATATCCCTGCCCACTTCAAATCactcaaaaaagaaaaagaaaaagaaaaagaaaggttccccttctctctatatatatacaagaaTATACACAATCTCCTGTAATTTACACCACCTTTATTTCCGAACACCCcaatctctctctctctctctcggtTGTATTTTCTCTTTGAGGTGTGGAAAGACACTGCTCTTTTTCCACAGCTGAAAAAGGAGCATATATCACTTTGATGAGTGATAATTAAGTAAAAGGGTCTCTGCTTCGTCTTTCTACCCTACTCCTCCCCTATATCACCAACCCGATTCGAAAATATTtgtcaaaatttgtttttttgggAGAAATTTAGTTCGTTGTTCTTGAAAATACAGAGAAAATGATTACCTGGCATGATCTTTACGTTGTTTTAACTGCTATGGTTCCTCTCTATGTGGCCATGATCTTGGCCTACGGCTCCGTCCGATGGTGGAAAATCTTTTCTCCGGATCAATGCTCTGGCATCAACCGATTCGTCGCCATTTTTGCAGTCCCACTTCTGTCTTTCCACTTCATTTCCTCCAATGATATATATGCCATGAACTTCAGATTTATCGCTGCTGACACGCTGCAAAAGATTATAATGCTGGTACTTCTTGGGTTGTGGGCAAATTTCACCAAAAATGGCAGCTTGGAATGGGCCATAACCATTTTCTCTCTTTCAACTCTTCCGAACACTCTTGTAATGGGGATTCCGTTGCTGATCGCCATGTATGGAGAGTACTCTGGCAGCCTCATGGTGCAGATCGTGGTGCTCCAATGCATCATTTGGTACACTTTACTGCTGTTTTTGTTCGAGTACCGTGGCGCCAAAATACTGATAATGGAGCAGTTTCCTGAGACAGCTGCTTCAATCGTATCTTTTAAGGTTGAATCCGATGTCGTCTCTTTGGATGGGCAAGATTTTCTTGAAACAGAGGCGGAGATTGGAAATGATGGTAAGCTTCATGTTACCTTCAGGAAATCTAATGCTTCGAGGCGTTCACTCGGGCCTGGTTCCTTCGCAGGGATTACTCCCCGTCCTTCGAATTTAACAGGGGCTGAAATTTACAGTTTGAGCTCTTCAAGAAATCCAACTCCAAGAGGGTCCAATTTCAAccattcagatttttattcGATGATGGGATTTCCAGGGAGGCTGTCTAATTTTGCTCAATCTGATACGAACAGATTGTCTAATTTCAACGTAGCTGAAATGTACTCGGTTCAATCATCCAGGGGTCCAACTCCAAGGCCTTCGAATTTTGAAGAAACCTGCGCTCCAGGGGCTCAAATGAACTCGCCAAGATTCGGTTACTATCCCACACAGACTGTTCCAACTTCTTATCCTGCTCCAAATCCTGAAATTTCGTCCACTATTCCAAGAACAAAGGAAACCCATCAGCCCCAGATTCAGAATCAAGGCAGTAAAGCAAATCACGATGCTAAAGAGCTTCACATGTTTGTGTGGAGCTCGAGCGCTTCGCCGGTGTCTGAAGGAGGTGCCGGCGGTGGTGGCCTACACGTTTTTGGGGGACCGGATTTCGGTGCTTCCGAGCAATCCGGACGGTCTGATCAAACTGCCAAggaaatcaagttgttggttaATGATATACCTCAAAATGGAGGATCTAAAGGtaagatttatttatttatattgatAAAGAGGAAAACGTGAGCGCCATTCATTTGCTGAAGAGATTAAACAAACATTGCTCACAAGTTTTTGAATTATTTCCTTATTCTAGCTGTTCCCCAAACTGGGGACTTTGGTGGAGAAGATTTTAGCTTTGGTGGTGGAGGCAGAGATCATGGAAGTGATGACAGAGATAAGGAAGGTCTCACAGCGCAGTCAAAACTGGGGTCAAGCTCCACCGCTGAGCTAGACCTAAAAACAGCCGGTGTTAAACATATGCCGCCAACAAGTGTCATGACTCGCCTCATCTTGATCATGGTTTGGCGTAAACTTATTCGAAATCCCAACACTTATTCCAGCCTCATTGGTCTTATCTGGTCTCTAATATCATTCAGGTAAGATTAATCCAATCAAGAATATAATTGGATAACTGGTAAAACATTTTAGTCCTTAACTATGGAGATGTTTGATTTCAGGTGGGGTGTGCACATGCCTAAAATTGTAGCACAATCAATATCTATACTCT
Protein-coding sequences here:
- the LOC142555601 gene encoding auxin efflux carrier component 7-like, with protein sequence MITWHDLYVVLTAMVPLYVAMILAYGSVRWWKIFSPDQCSGINRFVAIFAVPLLSFHFISSNDIYAMNFRFIAADTLQKIIMLVLLGLWANFTKNGSLEWAITIFSLSTLPNTLVMGIPLLIAMYGEYSGSLMVQIVVLQCIIWYTLLLFLFEYRGAKILIMEQFPETAASIVSFKVESDVVSLDGQDFLETEAEIGNDGKLHVTFRKSNASRRSLGPGSFAGITPRPSNLTGAEIYSLSSSRNPTPRGSNFNHSDFYSMMGFPGRLSNFAQSDTNRLSNFNVAEMYSVQSSRGPTPRPSNFEETCAPGAQMNSPRFGYYPTQTVPTSYPAPNPEISSTIPRTKETHQPQIQNQGSKANHDAKELHMFVWSSSASPVSEGGAGGGGLHVFGGPDFGASEQSGRSDQTAKEIKLLVNDIPQNGGSKAVPQTGDFGGEDFSFGGGGRDHGSDDRDKEGLTAQSKLGSSSTAELDLKTAGVKHMPPTSVMTRLILIMVWRKLIRNPNTYSSLIGLIWSLISFRWGVHMPKIVAQSISILSDAGLGMAMFSLGLFMALQPKLIACGNTVAGFAMAVRFLTGPAVMAVAAIAIGLRGTLLHVAIVQAALPQGIVPFVFAKEYNVHPAILSTMVIFGMLIALPITLVYYILLGL